A genomic window from Arthrobacter globiformis includes:
- a CDS encoding histone-like nucleoid-structuring protein Lsr2, with product MRKTVVVLEDDLDGSEASETLNFSVDGTEYEIDLNADHANELRSALSRYTNAARKVASGRSRPVARKSSGAGTDAKAIRMWAIDHGLQVNTRGRIQADIVEKYLAAH from the coding sequence ATGCGGAAAACAGTAGTGGTACTTGAAGATGATCTCGACGGCTCAGAAGCAAGTGAGACCCTAAACTTCTCCGTCGACGGCACGGAATATGAGATTGACCTTAACGCCGACCACGCTAACGAACTCCGTAGCGCTCTAAGCCGCTACACCAATGCGGCCCGCAAAGTTGCTAGCGGCCGCAGCCGGCCGGTAGCTCGCAAATCCAGTGGTGCCGGTACTGACGCCAAAGCTATTCGGATGTGGGCAATAGATCACGGCCTCCAGGTCAATACGCGAGGCCGAATCCAGGCCGACATCGTCGAGAAATACCTGGCTGCGCATTAG
- the arfB gene encoding alternative ribosome rescue aminoacyl-tRNA hydrolase ArfB encodes MDLEVLPALTIPASELRWRFSRSSGPGGQHVNTADSRVELSWSVSDSVALSDGQRLMLLTRLGPRIITGVITVTASERRSQLRNREIALAKLADLVAEGLAPEAARRRATKPTRASNRRRLAAKEQRAATKRQRQRPSAE; translated from the coding sequence ATGGATCTGGAGGTGTTGCCTGCGCTCACAATACCCGCATCGGAACTGCGCTGGCGGTTCTCTCGTTCATCCGGACCAGGCGGTCAACACGTCAACACCGCGGACAGCCGCGTCGAGCTCTCCTGGAGCGTTAGCGACTCCGTCGCACTTTCCGACGGCCAACGGCTGATGCTGCTCACGCGTCTCGGCCCACGAATCATCACCGGGGTGATCACCGTAACGGCCTCCGAGCGGCGCTCTCAGCTTCGCAATCGCGAGATCGCCCTCGCCAAGCTCGCAGACCTCGTGGCAGAGGGACTTGCACCCGAAGCTGCCCGTCGCCGCGCGACCAAACCCACACGCGCTTCCAACCGTCGGCGCCTCGCCGCCAAGGAGCAACGTGCAGCCACGAAACGACAACGACAACGACCGTCCGCCGAGTAG
- a CDS encoding VOC family protein: MGYSARVASSVQFVSELDRSVNFYRDLFRCEETIRSGEAALLLAPGSFQLYLIERGQREERHSGGLGHHLLMWATDAAEGLKYFEQTLKEMGRYTETRTTGGITVVEGRDPDGIPVMVAHPDPSEKPRSVFDRHLYT, encoded by the coding sequence ATGGGGTATTCAGCAAGGGTCGCGTCCTCTGTCCAGTTCGTGTCAGAACTGGACAGGTCTGTGAACTTCTACCGGGACCTGTTCAGGTGTGAGGAGACCATCCGCTCGGGCGAGGCGGCCCTCCTCCTCGCACCCGGAAGCTTCCAGCTCTACCTCATCGAGCGTGGCCAGCGGGAGGAGCGCCACTCGGGCGGCCTCGGACATCACCTGCTGATGTGGGCGACAGACGCCGCCGAAGGCTTGAAATATTTCGAGCAGACTCTGAAGGAGATGGGGCGATACACGGAGACCCGCACAACCGGAGGAATCACTGTGGTGGAAGGCCGCGACCCTGATGGAATTCCCGTCATGGTCGCCCACCCCGATCCCTCAGAAAAGCCCCGATCGGTCTTCGACCGCCACCTCTACACCTGA
- a CDS encoding LLM class flavin-dependent oxidoreductase — translation MFVSGVKNIGFLSFGHWTDHPESGTRTASDALLQAIDLAVAAEELGADGAYFRVHHFAQQYASPFPLLAAIGARTSRIEIGTAVIDMRYENPLYMAEDAGAADLISGGRLQLGISRGSPEQVIEGWRHFGFVPGEGESDADMGRRHTERLLEVLTGEGFAAPNPRPMFPNPPGLLRVEPHSEGLRDRIWWGSGSNATAIWAAKLGMNLQSSTLKDDESGKPFHVQQAEQIELYRQAWKEAGHEREPRVSVSRSIFALTDERDWQYFARDRHSSDQVGNIDEKTRAVFGRSYAGAPDELAAKLAEDEAIATADTLLLTVPNQLGVDYNAHVIESILKYVAPQLGWR, via the coding sequence ATGTTCGTTTCCGGTGTGAAGAACATCGGATTCCTGTCCTTCGGCCATTGGACCGACCACCCGGAGTCCGGCACGCGCACCGCGTCGGACGCGCTGTTGCAGGCGATCGACCTCGCGGTCGCGGCCGAGGAGCTGGGGGCGGACGGCGCTTACTTCCGCGTCCACCACTTCGCCCAGCAGTATGCCTCCCCGTTCCCGCTGCTTGCAGCGATTGGGGCACGGACAAGTCGCATTGAGATTGGTACCGCTGTGATCGACATGCGCTACGAGAACCCGCTTTACATGGCGGAGGATGCCGGCGCGGCCGACCTGATCTCGGGTGGCCGGCTGCAGCTGGGCATTAGCAGGGGTTCACCCGAGCAGGTCATCGAGGGGTGGCGTCACTTCGGCTTCGTCCCCGGCGAGGGCGAGTCGGACGCGGACATGGGCCGCAGGCACACCGAGCGTCTGCTCGAGGTGCTCACCGGTGAGGGCTTCGCGGCGCCTAATCCCCGCCCGATGTTCCCGAACCCGCCGGGGCTGTTGCGCGTGGAGCCGCACTCTGAGGGCCTGCGTGATCGTATCTGGTGGGGTTCGGGCTCGAACGCCACGGCCATCTGGGCCGCGAAGCTCGGGATGAACCTGCAGAGCTCCACGCTCAAGGATGACGAGAGCGGTAAGCCGTTCCACGTCCAGCAGGCTGAGCAGATCGAGCTCTACCGGCAGGCCTGGAAGGAGGCCGGGCACGAGCGGGAGCCGCGCGTCTCGGTCAGCCGCAGCATCTTCGCGCTGACGGACGAGCGCGACTGGCAATACTTCGCCCGCGACCGCCACAGCTCCGATCAGGTGGGCAACATCGACGAGAAAACGCGGGCGGTCTTTGGCCGGTCCTACGCGGGTGCCCCGGACGAGCTGGCCGCGAAGCTGGCCGAGGATGAGGCGATCGCCACGGCAGACACACTGCTGCTCACGGTCCCGAACCAGCTCGGCGTTGACTACAACGCTCACGTCATCGAGTCGATCCTGAAGTATGTGGCGCCGCAGCTCGGCTGGCGCTGA
- a CDS encoding AMIN-like domain-containing (lipo)protein — protein MALGLGLLAPGSASAASYCGLVWSSLAKSNQAMSGASVTSVRSGQHSCFDRLVIDTKGKAAGYNVRYVSKVVQDGSGLPIKLRGGAFLQVTAHLPSYDSATGKATFVPASRSEVTNVSKYKTFRQVAWAGSFEGYTTLGLGVRARLPFKVYTLAGPGSGSKLVIDVAHQW, from the coding sequence ATGGCTCTCGGGCTGGGCCTGCTGGCTCCGGGGTCCGCCTCGGCAGCCTCTTACTGCGGACTGGTCTGGAGCTCGCTGGCGAAGTCCAACCAGGCCATGAGCGGCGCATCGGTCACCAGCGTGCGCTCGGGCCAGCACTCCTGCTTCGACCGCCTGGTGATCGACACCAAGGGAAAGGCAGCAGGCTACAACGTCCGCTACGTTTCAAAGGTTGTACAGGACGGGTCCGGACTGCCCATCAAGCTGAGGGGCGGTGCATTCCTGCAGGTCACCGCCCACTTGCCCAGCTATGACAGCGCCACGGGCAAGGCCACCTTCGTGCCGGCCAGCCGCTCCGAGGTGACCAACGTTTCGAAGTACAAGACGTTCCGGCAGGTGGCCTGGGCAGGCAGCTTTGAGGGCTACACGACCCTGGGCCTCGGCGTCCGCGCCCGGCTGCCCTTCAAGGTCTACACCCTTGCGGGCCCCGGCAGCGGATCAAAGCTGGTGATCGACGTCGCCCACCAGTGGTGA
- a CDS encoding dihydrolipoamide acetyltransferase family protein, translating into MTTTNDIPALQGNTLPLKGIRRAAARQMVAAWQAPAFHLTVEVDMTKALTVKSVSPQSTVTDRLISAAATALQENPGLNAHYSEEGVTTFEDINIGIAVATDAGLTVPVIHGVPALGLPDIAQRRREVVEKARARKLGMADISAGTFTISNLGMLGIDRFDAILNVPQVAILAVASTRQRYVVRDGQAEWRPIAELTLTCDHRAVDGSMGAVFLKQLKELIEAPIPAP; encoded by the coding sequence ATGACTACTACCAACGACATCCCGGCCCTTCAAGGAAACACGCTTCCCCTCAAAGGCATTCGGCGTGCAGCGGCCCGGCAGATGGTCGCAGCATGGCAGGCGCCGGCGTTCCATCTCACCGTCGAAGTCGACATGACCAAGGCCCTGACGGTGAAGTCAGTGTCACCCCAATCAACAGTCACCGACCGGCTCATCTCCGCAGCAGCCACCGCCCTGCAGGAGAACCCAGGGCTCAACGCCCACTACTCCGAAGAAGGCGTGACGACATTCGAGGACATCAACATCGGAATTGCGGTGGCAACAGATGCCGGCCTGACCGTCCCGGTCATCCACGGAGTGCCGGCCCTCGGCCTGCCCGACATCGCACAAAGGCGACGAGAAGTTGTCGAAAAAGCCCGCGCCAGGAAGCTTGGAATGGCCGACATCTCGGCAGGAACCTTCACGATCTCAAATCTTGGCATGCTTGGCATCGACCGGTTCGACGCCATCCTCAACGTCCCTCAGGTAGCCATCCTCGCCGTCGCCTCCACACGCCAGCGGTACGTCGTGCGGGACGGCCAAGCCGAATGGCGACCCATCGCCGAACTCACTCTCACCTGCGACCACCGCGCCGTGGACGGTTCCATGGGAGCCGTCTTCCTTAAACAACTCAAAGAACTCATCGAAGCCCCCATCCCCGCCCCGTAA
- the lpdA gene encoding dihydrolipoyl dehydrogenase — translation MNPQQFDVLVVGAGPGGYTAAIRAAQLGKRVAIVEEQYWGGVCLNIGCVPSKSLIYSAQLVQTFRNDAKEHGIQVDGEVSYDFQAAFQRSRSVADGRVKGIHYLMKKNGITEFNARGTFTGPNDMDLELTGGERQSVTFDHAIIAVGAETRLLPGTAVSDRVVTYKEQILSSTLPKSIVIAGAGAIGVEFAYVMSSYGVKVTLVEFADRIVPLEDPDVSKELTKRYRKLGIDIRTATAVTAVEEHPGEVAVTLTKGESSDVIRAEKLLQATGFTPRVTGYGLENTGVALTDRGAIEVDDQMRTNVPHIYAIGDVTAKLMLAHAAEAMALVAAEALAGEPTHPLDYLMMPRATYTTPQIASFGYTENGSSPAGSEVRKTVFPFVANAKAHAVGEPGGFVKLLTDNRDGKLLGAHLIGPDVTELLPELTLARQEGLTVTQLARNVHAHPTLSEAVKEALHGAAGQSINI, via the coding sequence ATGAATCCGCAGCAGTTTGATGTCCTAGTTGTTGGCGCCGGGCCGGGAGGATATACGGCAGCCATCCGCGCCGCCCAGCTGGGCAAACGCGTCGCGATCGTCGAAGAACAGTACTGGGGCGGCGTGTGCCTGAACATCGGATGCGTTCCCTCCAAATCGCTGATCTACAGCGCCCAGCTGGTCCAGACCTTCAGAAATGACGCCAAGGAACACGGCATCCAGGTAGACGGGGAGGTTTCCTATGACTTCCAGGCAGCCTTCCAGCGCAGCAGGTCGGTCGCCGACGGTCGGGTCAAAGGCATCCACTACCTCATGAAAAAGAACGGCATCACCGAGTTCAACGCCCGCGGAACCTTCACCGGCCCCAATGACATGGACCTGGAACTCACCGGCGGTGAGCGGCAAAGCGTGACCTTTGACCACGCCATCATCGCCGTTGGCGCCGAAACCCGGTTGCTGCCCGGAACAGCAGTGTCCGACAGGGTAGTGACGTACAAGGAGCAGATCCTCTCATCCACCCTGCCCAAAAGCATCGTCATAGCCGGCGCCGGCGCCATCGGCGTCGAATTTGCCTACGTGATGAGCAGCTATGGCGTGAAGGTGACACTGGTCGAATTCGCCGACCGAATCGTTCCGCTCGAAGACCCGGACGTGTCCAAGGAACTGACCAAGCGGTACCGGAAACTCGGCATCGACATCCGTACCGCCACCGCGGTCACCGCCGTTGAAGAACACCCTGGCGAGGTCGCCGTCACCCTGACCAAGGGCGAGTCTTCCGACGTCATCCGCGCCGAAAAACTTCTGCAGGCAACGGGCTTCACACCCAGGGTTACAGGCTACGGCCTGGAAAACACCGGTGTAGCCCTTACCGACCGCGGCGCCATCGAAGTCGATGATCAGATGCGGACCAACGTCCCGCACATTTATGCCATCGGTGATGTGACCGCGAAGCTCATGCTCGCACATGCCGCCGAAGCGATGGCCCTGGTCGCGGCCGAAGCCCTGGCAGGCGAACCCACGCATCCCTTGGACTACCTCATGATGCCCCGGGCCACGTACACCACCCCGCAGATCGCAAGTTTTGGATATACCGAAAACGGGTCCTCGCCCGCGGGCAGTGAAGTCAGGAAAACAGTCTTCCCGTTCGTAGCAAACGCCAAGGCCCACGCTGTCGGTGAACCAGGCGGCTTCGTGAAACTGCTGACCGACAACCGCGATGGAAAACTTCTCGGCGCCCACCTCATAGGGCCGGACGTGACCGAGCTTCTGCCAGAACTTACCCTGGCCCGCCAGGAAGGCCTGACCGTCACTCAACTGGCCAGGAATGTCCACGCACATCCGACCCTCAGTGAAGCAGTCAAGGAAGCCCTCCACGGGGCAGCCGGCCAAAGCATCAACATCTGA
- the lipA gene encoding lipoyl synthase has translation MTIAPEGRRMLRVEARNSETPVERKPEWIRSKVKTGPEFIGLKNLVRKEGLHTVCEEAGCPNIYECWEDREATFLIGGAQCTRRCDFCQIDTGKPEALDPTEPIKVAESVRTMGLRYATVTGVARDDLPDEGAWLYAETIRQIHTLNAGTGVEILIPDFTGHQDLIQLVIDARPEVFAHNVETVPRIFKAIRPAFRYQRSLDVIRQGSENGMVTKSNLILGMGETRAEVSEALQDLRGAGCDLVTINQYLRPSQKHHPVSRWVKPQEFVELKAEAEEMGFLGAMSGPLVRSSYRAGRLWAEAMGKKGRELPDELAHIRG, from the coding sequence GTGACCATTGCACCCGAGGGCCGGCGCATGCTGCGCGTCGAGGCACGTAACTCCGAAACACCCGTGGAACGGAAACCGGAGTGGATCAGAAGCAAGGTAAAAACCGGGCCCGAATTCATCGGGCTGAAGAACCTGGTACGAAAAGAAGGCCTCCACACAGTCTGCGAAGAAGCCGGATGCCCCAACATCTACGAATGCTGGGAAGACAGGGAAGCCACCTTCCTCATCGGCGGGGCCCAGTGCACCAGAAGGTGCGACTTCTGCCAGATCGACACCGGCAAACCCGAAGCACTGGACCCGACCGAACCCATCAAGGTCGCCGAATCCGTGCGGACCATGGGCCTGCGTTACGCCACCGTCACCGGCGTGGCGCGCGACGATCTCCCCGATGAAGGCGCCTGGCTGTACGCCGAAACAATCAGGCAAATCCACACCCTCAACGCAGGAACCGGCGTGGAGATCCTGATTCCGGACTTCACTGGCCACCAGGATCTCATCCAGTTGGTCATCGACGCCCGGCCGGAAGTATTCGCCCACAACGTCGAAACAGTGCCAAGGATCTTCAAGGCCATCCGTCCGGCGTTCCGGTATCAGCGTTCCCTTGACGTCATCCGGCAGGGCAGCGAAAACGGGATGGTGACCAAGTCAAACCTCATTCTTGGAATGGGTGAAACGAGGGCCGAAGTGTCGGAAGCACTCCAAGACCTCCGGGGGGCCGGATGCGATCTTGTCACCATCAATCAGTACCTGCGCCCCAGCCAAAAACATCACCCCGTCTCCCGGTGGGTCAAGCCCCAGGAATTCGTTGAGCTCAAGGCCGAAGCTGAAGAGATGGGATTCCTCGGCGCCATGAGCGGGCCCTTGGTGCGCTCCTCCTACCGGGCAGGGCGGCTATGGGCAGAAGCCATGGGGAAAAAAGGCCGCGAATTGCCCGACGAGCTGGCCCACATCAGGGGTTAG
- a CDS encoding serine hydrolase domain-containing protein, producing MRALNDKDFPPLANEVSLQLQKWPGIPSLAVIGEDGVLGREDSGRVYRLASVTKLLTALTVLSAADEGVISLDDEAGPGGSSLLHLLSHASGVAFADEQVRAPAGVRRIYSNTGIDLAAEHLADRSGKDFRDEMRIRVLEPLGMHETKLTGPPSKGGEGTIADTARLAWELLKPAVFPQARIDALSSLAYPGLAGFLPGFGYHADNDWGAGAEIRGHKSPHWTSPENSPKTFGHFGMAGSFLWVDREAGLACTALSTVEFGEWAPIAWPDTSTAVLRAYAKTTEHTNIRCGRPHK from the coding sequence ATGAGGGCGCTAAACGACAAAGACTTCCCCCCCTTAGCCAATGAGGTCTCGCTACAACTCCAAAAGTGGCCCGGAATCCCGTCCCTGGCCGTTATCGGGGAAGACGGCGTCCTGGGGCGTGAGGATTCAGGCCGGGTGTACCGGCTGGCTTCGGTCACCAAACTCCTCACGGCCCTCACAGTTCTTTCGGCAGCGGACGAGGGCGTGATTTCACTCGACGACGAGGCCGGCCCGGGAGGGTCCTCACTACTGCATCTGCTCTCGCACGCATCAGGGGTCGCCTTTGCCGATGAGCAGGTACGGGCACCTGCAGGGGTCCGGCGGATCTACTCCAACACCGGCATCGACCTTGCTGCCGAGCATTTGGCGGACCGGTCCGGAAAGGACTTCCGCGATGAGATGCGGATCCGGGTACTGGAACCTCTGGGCATGCATGAAACGAAACTGACCGGCCCTCCGTCAAAGGGCGGCGAAGGGACAATCGCAGACACTGCACGCCTGGCCTGGGAACTGCTGAAACCTGCAGTGTTCCCACAAGCGAGGATCGATGCGCTCTCTTCGCTGGCATACCCGGGGCTGGCAGGCTTCCTTCCCGGATTCGGCTATCACGCCGACAACGACTGGGGGGCCGGAGCCGAAATACGCGGGCATAAGTCACCACACTGGACCAGCCCGGAGAACTCCCCAAAAACCTTCGGCCATTTCGGCATGGCAGGGAGCTTCCTGTGGGTGGACCGGGAAGCCGGTCTGGCCTGTACGGCGCTTTCGACCGTCGAGTTCGGCGAATGGGCCCCCATAGCCTGGCCCGACACTTCCACCGCAGTACTCCGGGCCTACGCAAAAACCACTGAACACACCAATATCCGCTGCGGACGTCCACATAAATGA